A stretch of DNA from Scatophagus argus isolate fScaArg1 chromosome 23, fScaArg1.pri, whole genome shotgun sequence:
TGAGCTAACAAAGAGACGTCGAATGGCTTGGgtagcagccgtgagacgaccaaacatcaccTTTAACGcaatcacccgacacatgttggtgtgttcacggcattttcagactggtgagtttaaatgaaagcatgtgttttgctgtttcacaCGTAGCATTTAGTAGGCTGCTAGCGTTAGCCAAGCTAGCTGAGGGCAGcaaacaaagtaaaagcaaagccgactctctctctctctttccttcactcATAGGAGATGCGTTTATAAATGTCCTCATTCACAGGAGGTTAACTTTGAGATTTCATCATAACTGACCTCATTTTAAAAGTAATAATGGGCGTGTCTGTTTTTTAGGGAAACCTGTctatgaaatgaatgaaacccATCCAGACTGGGCACCCTCGTTACATCTCGAACACACGGAGGTGAAAGCTGCAGATAACGAGAGATTTCAGATGTTAAGGAGACGGGAGAGTTCAACGGCAGTTAGCAGTGCCACACCTCCAGATGTGGATGAAGATGCAGCAGCATTAGTAGCTCCACAGGAGTTAGAGCAACACGGAGCAACACATGTAACTCCATCACCTGATGAGGCTACACAGGTCCTGGATGTGGATCAAGCCCCACAACAGAATGAGCAGCGTGTCACTTGTAGATGTATGGATGGTGAAATGGAGTCCATGTGTGTTGAGGTGAACTGCTTGATCGAGGAGGACGTGACTTTAGAGAAAGAGCTCTCGGCAACGAAGATGGACGAGGCGTTCTTCAATGAGGACGACGAGAAGGTGAAGTACTACACTGGACTGCCGTACTGGACTTTACTACAGGCTTTGCACACTGTTATTATTCCATGTCTCACAAAGGCAGGCAGAAAACTGTCTCCTTTCCAAATGCTCCTCCTGACTCTGATGAGGCTGAGACTGCATCTGCCTCAGCACAACCTTGCATACCTTTTCCAGATAAATCACACAACAGTGTCTGAAGTGTTTAGAGAGACAATTGGTGTGCTGCATTTCCATCTGGCACCTTTGGTACACTGGCCTGCTAGACATTGTCTACAACAGTCAATGCCACGTCAGTTTGTAGAGACATTTGGCAGCCGGGTTGCAGTTATTCTTGACTGCTTT
This window harbors:
- the LOC124055019 gene encoding uncharacterized protein LOC124055019 isoform X2 → MNETHPDWAPSLHLEHTEVKAADNERFQMLRRRESSTAVSSATPPDVDEDAAALVAPQELEQHGATHVTPSPDEATQVLDVDQAPQQNEQRVTCRCMDGEMESMCVEVNCLIEEDVTLEKELSATKMDEAFFNEDDEKVKYYTGLPYWTLLQALHTVIIPCLTKAGRKLSPFQMLLLTLMRLRLHLPQHNLAYLFQINHTTVSEVFRETIGVLHFHLAPLVHWPARHCLQQSMPRQFVETFGSRVAVILDCFEIGIEKLSNLKAQSQTYSHYKQKPTIKYLIGITPRGSVSFISKGWGGRVSNKHLTEQCGILNKLLPGDLVLANCGFNIGDEVGLMCAEVKTPGFTRGHAQMDPKSVEETQQIADLRVHVERVMGLVRNKYNILQSTIPESLLVRTEGEEFSFIDKIVTVCCALSNMSPSIVIKQQGPAIPASDGETD
- the LOC124055019 gene encoding uncharacterized protein LOC124055019 isoform X1, with the protein product MVHRCCVVSCNSRSHDRFGKKNDGLRFFSFPAWKRSQGPRMCELTKRRRMAWVAAVRRPNITFNAITRHMLVCSRHFQTGKPVYEMNETHPDWAPSLHLEHTEVKAADNERFQMLRRRESSTAVSSATPPDVDEDAAALVAPQELEQHGATHVTPSPDEATQVLDVDQAPQQNEQRVTCRCMDGEMESMCVEVNCLIEEDVTLEKELSATKMDEAFFNEDDEKVKYYTGLPYWTLLQALHTVIIPCLTKAGRKLSPFQMLLLTLMRLRLHLPQHNLAYLFQINHTTVSEVFRETIGVLHFHLAPLVHWPARHCLQQSMPRQFVETFGSRVAVILDCFEIGIEKLSNLKAQSQTYSHYKQKPTIKYLIGITPRGSVSFISKGWGGRVSNKHLTEQCGILNKLLPGDLVLANCGFNIGDEVGLMCAEVKTPGFTRGHAQMDPKSVEETQQIADLRVHVERVMGLVRNKYNILQSTIPESLLVRTEGEEFSFIDKIVTVCCALSNMSPSIVIKQQGPAIPASDGETD